One Helicobacter cetorum MIT 00-7128 DNA window includes the following coding sequences:
- a CDS encoding exodeoxyribonuclease III: MKLISWNVNGLRACMNKGFMDFFTSVDADIFCIQESKMQQEQNTFEFKGYFDFWNCALKKGYSGVVTFSKTKPLNVSYGIGIEEHDTEGRVITCEFDKFYLVNVYTPNSQRALARLEYRMSWEIEFRKFLKALELKKPVIVCGDLNVAHNEIDLENPKANRKNAGFSDEEREKFSELLNAGFIDTFRHFYPTKEKAYTWWSYMQQSRERNIGWRIDYFLCSNSLKIEIKDAKIYESILGSDHCPVGLELN, from the coding sequence TTGAAATTGATTTCATGGAATGTGAATGGTTTGAGAGCTTGCATGAATAAAGGCTTTATGGATTTTTTTACAAGTGTTGATGCGGATATTTTTTGTATCCAAGAATCTAAAATGCAACAAGAGCAAAACACCTTTGAATTTAAGGGTTATTTTGATTTTTGGAATTGTGCGCTTAAGAAGGGCTATTCAGGGGTAGTAACTTTTTCTAAAACAAAGCCCTTAAATGTAAGCTATGGCATAGGAATAGAAGAGCATGACACAGAAGGGCGAGTGATTACTTGTGAATTTGATAAATTTTATTTGGTGAATGTCTATACTCCAAATTCGCAACGAGCTTTAGCAAGGTTAGAGTATCGCATGAGTTGGGAAATAGAGTTTAGAAAATTTTTAAAAGCTTTAGAACTTAAAAAACCTGTAATTGTATGTGGGGATTTAAATGTTGCTCATAATGAAATTGATTTAGAAAACCCCAAAGCAAACAGAAAAAACGCCGGCTTTAGCGATGAAGAGAGAGAAAAATTTAGTGAGCTTTTAAACGCTGGTTTTATTGATACATTCCGACATTTTTATCCTACTAAAGAAAAGGCTTATACTTGGTGGAGTTATATGCAACAATCAAGAGAGAGAAATATCGGCTGGCGGATTGATTATTTTTTATGTTCTAATAGTTTGAAAATAGAAATTAAAGACGCTAAGATTTATGAAAGTATTTTAGGGAGTGATCATTGCCCGGTGGGGTTAGAATTAAATTAA
- a CDS encoding outer membrane protein produces the protein MKIFSKDLFKKVTPLFLSVSFLNPIVVGAKTRFYIASQYQVGKMLIYRDTKFTRTIEGASFSFGWEVNPTNYWFYSRYYIFMDYGNVILNKSTNAQANMFTYGLGGDLIVEYNKNPLWVFALFYGMQIAENTWTMSKYSRNMIINDLDSIKGFSLKTSNFRMFGLVGFKFQTVLFHHDASVEVGVKWPFAFEYGSQFVRNYSVFISHTFYF, from the coding sequence TTGAAAATTTTTTCAAAAGATTTGTTTAAAAAAGTAACCCCCTTATTTTTAAGTGTTTCTTTTTTAAACCCTATAGTTGTAGGAGCTAAAACACGATTTTATATCGCCTCACAATATCAAGTGGGGAAAATGCTAATTTATAGAGATACAAAATTCACACGCACCATTGAGGGAGCAAGCTTTTCTTTTGGCTGGGAAGTTAATCCTACTAATTATTGGTTTTATTCTCGTTATTACATTTTTATGGACTATGGTAATGTTATTTTAAATAAATCTACCAACGCACAAGCTAATATGTTTACTTATGGCTTAGGCGGAGATTTAATCGTAGAATATAATAAAAATCCTCTATGGGTCTTTGCTCTCTTTTATGGCATGCAAATTGCTGAAAACACATGGACTATGTCTAAATATAGTCGCAACATGATTATTAATGATTTGGATAGTATCAAAGGTTTTTCGCTTAAAACTTCTAATTTTAGAATGTTTGGTTTGGTAGGGTTTAAGTTCCAAACGGTGTTATTCCACCATGATGCAAGTGTAGAAGTTGGGGTTAAATGGCCTTTTGCTTTTGAATATGGCTCTCAATTTGTGCGAAACTACTCTGTTTTCATTTCGCACACTTTTTATTTTTAA
- the recG gene encoding ATP-dependent DNA helicase RecG produces the protein MNEILKKLKVKSLLEALLCYVPKGYKDLSLLEHFEMGLSGTLEVTILDKKSYAKVLKIFVYSKRFNENLELVFFNYSAFHYNQFKIGESLFIYGKLEQSSFNHATIINTPKIVTEFGKISLLFKKVKNHEKIQENLQSLISLENLKNEGIKESIAHLLLEIFFPTQNFVKDYERFKTFPLQHLNALKYIEMLFYMKSLERKKLRFSAKIVCANNSERLNEFITSLPFSLTNDQQNAIKEIQNDLASSIACKRLIVGDVGCGKTMVILASMVLAYPHKTLLMAPTSILAKQLYNEALKFLPPYFEVELLLGGSKKQPNNLFEKTIHVVIGTQALLFDKRDLNEFALVITDEQHRFGTKQRYQLEKMASHKGNKPHSLQFSATPIPRTLALAKSAFVQTTAIREIPYKKEIETLVLHKREFNVVMERINNEIAKNHQVIVVYPLVNESEKIPYLSLNEGASFWQKRFKNVYITSGQDKNKEEIIEEFKEFGSILLATTLIEVGISLPRLSVMVILAPERLGLATLHQLRGRVSRNGLKGYCFLCTIQEENERLEKFADELDGFKIAELDLEYRKSGDLLQGEEQSGNSFEYIDLSKDENIVAEVKQDFLKSRNVSRENI, from the coding sequence ATGAATGAAATTTTAAAAAAATTAAAAGTAAAATCGCTTTTAGAAGCGTTACTATGTTATGTGCCTAAAGGATACAAAGACTTAAGCTTGTTAGAGCATTTTGAAATGGGGCTAAGTGGCACTCTAGAAGTTACTATTTTAGATAAAAAAAGCTATGCAAAAGTCTTAAAAATCTTTGTGTATTCTAAACGATTTAATGAGAATTTAGAGCTTGTATTTTTTAATTATAGTGCGTTTCATTACAATCAGTTTAAAATAGGCGAAAGTTTGTTTATTTATGGTAAATTAGAGCAAAGCTCTTTTAATCATGCAACTATTATTAACACGCCTAAAATCGTTACAGAGTTTGGAAAAATTTCTTTGCTTTTTAAAAAGGTCAAAAACCACGAAAAAATCCAAGAAAATTTACAAAGTCTCATTTCTTTAGAAAATTTAAAAAATGAAGGCATTAAAGAAAGTATCGCACATTTATTACTAGAAATCTTTTTTCCTACTCAAAATTTTGTAAAAGATTATGAACGCTTTAAGACTTTTCCTTTACAACATTTAAATGCGTTAAAATACATTGAAATGCTTTTTTATATGAAAAGTTTGGAGCGTAAGAAATTACGATTTAGTGCTAAAATTGTGTGTGCTAATAATAGCGAACGCTTAAATGAATTTATCACTTCTTTACCCTTTAGTCTCACTAACGACCAACAAAACGCCATTAAAGAAATTCAAAATGACTTGGCTAGTTCTATAGCGTGTAAGCGTTTGATTGTAGGTGATGTAGGGTGTGGAAAAACAATGGTGATTTTAGCAAGCATGGTATTAGCCTATCCACATAAAACCCTTTTAATGGCACCCACTTCTATTCTAGCTAAACAACTTTATAACGAAGCTTTAAAATTTTTACCCCCCTATTTTGAAGTGGAGTTGCTACTAGGTGGGAGTAAAAAGCAACCAAATAATTTGTTTGAAAAAACTATTCATGTTGTTATAGGCACGCAAGCTTTGTTATTTGACAAGCGAGACTTGAATGAATTTGCTCTAGTGATTACTGATGAGCAACACAGATTTGGCACCAAGCAACGCTATCAACTAGAAAAAATGGCTAGTCATAAGGGTAATAAACCCCATTCATTACAATTTTCAGCTACGCCCATTCCACGCACCCTAGCCTTAGCTAAAAGTGCCTTTGTCCAAACGACGGCAATTAGAGAAATCCCTTATAAAAAAGAGATTGAAACTCTAGTCTTGCATAAAAGAGAATTTAATGTTGTTATGGAGCGAATTAATAATGAAATTGCTAAAAATCATCAAGTCATTGTAGTCTATCCACTTGTGAATGAGAGTGAAAAAATCCCCTATTTATCACTCAATGAAGGGGCAAGTTTTTGGCAAAAACGCTTTAAAAATGTTTATATCACTTCAGGGCAAGATAAGAATAAAGAAGAGATTATTGAAGAATTTAAAGAATTTGGAAGTATTTTACTAGCAACCACACTTATTGAAGTAGGCATTTCTTTACCACGATTAAGCGTGATGGTGATTTTAGCCCCTGAGAGATTAGGCTTAGCGACCTTGCATCAATTAAGAGGGCGTGTGTCTCGTAATGGTTTGAAAGGCTATTGTTTTTTATGCACCATTCAAGAAGAAAACGAACGATTAGAAAAATTTGCTGATGAATTAGACGGATTTAAAATCGCTGAATTAGATTTAGAATACCGAAAAAGCGGAGATTTACTACAAGGCGAAGAGCAAAGCGGAAATAGTTTTGAATACATTGATTTGTCTAAAGATGAAAATATTGTCGCTGAAGTGAAACAAGATTTTTTAAAAAGTCGTAATGTTTCACGTGAAAACATTTAA
- the nusA gene encoding transcription termination factor NusA: MEKISDLIECIAYEKNLPKEMISKVIQGCLLKMAQNELDPLARYSVIEENKQLQLIQLVEVLEDDDERLLNDPSKYISLSKAKEMEPSVKVKDELSYSLSLESMKQGAVNRLFKDLQYQLEKALEDNHFEMFQKRINSVLIGQVILVDNNQNTFVEIEQQFQGVLSMRHRIKGESFKVGDSIKAVLTQVKRTKKGLLLELSRTTPKMLEALLELEVPEIKDKEIEVMNCVRIPGNRAKVSFFSSNSRIDPIGAAVGVKGVRINAISNELNKENIDCIEYSNVPEIYVTLALAPAKILSVEIKKIPLEELSAEDKEQIQERFIVDNYLQKAKVRLLDTEKSKAIGKGGVNVCLASMLTGYHIEFETIASAKENTNTENENDKDAQKVGVEALESLFKN, translated from the coding sequence ATGGAAAAAATCAGCGACCTTATAGAGTGCATTGCGTATGAAAAAAATTTACCTAAAGAGATGATTTCAAAAGTGATTCAAGGCTGTTTGTTAAAAATGGCACAAAATGAATTAGACCCTTTGGCGCGCTACTCTGTGATTGAAGAAAACAAGCAGCTCCAGCTTATCCAACTTGTAGAAGTTTTAGAAGATGATGATGAAAGATTGCTTAATGACCCTTCTAAATATATCAGCTTGTCTAAAGCTAAGGAAATGGAGCCAAGCGTTAAAGTTAAAGATGAATTATCCTATAGCTTGAGTTTAGAGAGTATGAAACAAGGGGCAGTAAACCGCCTTTTTAAAGATTTGCAATACCAACTAGAAAAGGCGTTAGAAGACAACCATTTTGAAATGTTTCAAAAGCGTATTAATAGCGTTTTGATAGGGCAAGTGATTTTAGTAGATAATAATCAAAATACTTTTGTTGAAATTGAGCAACAATTTCAAGGTGTTCTTTCTATGCGTCATAGGATTAAGGGCGAGAGCTTTAAGGTAGGCGATAGCATTAAAGCCGTTTTAACACAAGTCAAACGCACCAAAAAAGGCTTATTATTAGAACTTAGTCGCACCACTCCTAAAATGCTTGAGGCGTTGTTAGAATTAGAAGTGCCTGAGATTAAAGACAAAGAAATTGAAGTGATGAATTGCGTGCGAATCCCGGGTAATAGGGCAAAAGTAAGCTTTTTTTCAAGTAATTCTAGGATTGACCCCATCGGTGCGGCAGTAGGGGTTAAGGGTGTGCGTATCAACGCAATAAGCAATGAATTGAATAAAGAAAACATTGATTGCATAGAATATTCAAATGTGCCTGAAATTTATGTAACTCTCGCACTAGCTCCGGCAAAAATTCTAAGCGTTGAGATTAAAAAGATTCCTTTAGAAGAATTGAGTGCCGAAGATAAAGAGCAAATTCAAGAGCGTTTCATTGTGGATAACTATCTCCAAAAAGCTAAAGTGCGTTTGCTAGATACAGAAAAATCTAAGGCTATCGGTAAAGGTGGAGTGAATGTATGCCTAGCGTCCATGCTTACAGGCTATCATATAGAATTTGAAACGATTGCAAGTGCTAAAGAAAATACTAACACTGAAAATGAAAATGATAAAGACGCACAAAAAGTAGGGGTAGAGGCCTTAGAATCCTTGTTTAAAAATTAA
- the selA gene encoding L-seryl-tRNA(Sec) selenium transferase, whose protein sequence is MKPNYQAIPSTQSVLQLLENEPYNKTFLKKIVTQTIENARKNPSILTPNQQENAQIMAKETKRAIQNLLKNPYQKIINASVSAFGSNYGRAFFTQKFYEKIEPNLREVLTNPIDLECDLSTAKRDNRLTPLKKLFKACFDTEEVLIVNNNASAVVLIANALANQQEIIVSYGELVEIGGNFRIKDILLASGAKLHLVGSVNRTYLRDYRLALNEKSKILLKIHPSNFTLKGFKKDTPFKDLQTLAKEHNLVDYYDLGSASLLDNLKEETLEEILALKPSLLSFSADKFFNGTQAGIIMGKKELIDILKNHPLYRAFRVDKVTLTLLFHSLKAWISAKEDIKVCELLNQTKDELLQKALKLYALLKPLELNVSVASSFSSIGAGSLPNLELESFCVKIQPKNKKVLDCEKLYLRLFQKGVITRISCEHVCFEVFSLNEGDFEKITLILEEILNKA, encoded by the coding sequence ATGAAACCAAATTACCAAGCCATTCCAAGCACTCAAAGTGTGTTGCAACTTTTAGAAAATGAGCCTTACAATAAAACTTTTCTTAAAAAAATCGTTACACAAACGATAGAAAACGCACGCAAAAATCCCTCCATTCTCACGCCTAATCAGCAAGAAAACGCTCAAATTATGGCTAAAGAAACTAAGCGAGCTATCCAAAATCTTTTGAAAAACCCCTATCAAAAGATTATCAATGCAAGTGTGAGTGCCTTTGGGTCAAATTATGGGCGAGCGTTTTTTACCCAAAAATTTTATGAAAAAATTGAACCAAATCTAAGAGAAGTTTTAACAAACCCCATTGATTTAGAATGCGATTTAAGCACCGCTAAAAGAGACAACCGCTTAACTCCCTTAAAAAAGCTTTTTAAAGCGTGTTTTGACACTGAAGAAGTCTTAATTGTGAATAACAACGCTAGTGCAGTCGTTCTCATCGCTAACGCTTTAGCTAATCAACAAGAAATTATTGTTTCTTATGGCGAATTAGTAGAAATTGGGGGGAATTTTAGGATTAAGGATATTTTGCTAGCTAGTGGAGCGAAATTGCACTTAGTAGGGAGCGTGAACCGCACTTATTTAAGAGATTATCGCCTAGCTTTGAATGAAAAGAGCAAAATATTACTTAAAATCCATCCTAGCAACTTCACCCTTAAAGGCTTTAAAAAAGACACGCCTTTTAAAGACTTACAAACCCTAGCAAAAGAGCATAACTTAGTTGATTATTACGATTTAGGGAGTGCGAGCTTATTAGATAATCTCAAAGAAGAGACTTTAGAAGAGATTCTAGCTTTAAAGCCTTCGTTATTAAGCTTTAGTGCGGATAAATTCTTTAATGGGACACAAGCGGGCATTATTATGGGTAAAAAAGAATTGATTGACATCTTAAAAAACCACCCGCTTTATAGAGCCTTTAGAGTGGATAAAGTTACGCTCACTCTATTATTTCATAGTCTCAAAGCATGGATAAGTGCTAAAGAAGATATTAAAGTGTGTGAATTACTAAATCAAACTAAAGATGAATTATTGCAAAAAGCTCTAAAACTCTACGCTCTTTTAAAACCCCTAGAGTTAAATGTAAGCGTGGCGTCTAGCTTTTCAAGCATTGGAGCAGGGAGCTTGCCAAATTTAGAGCTAGAATCCTTTTGTGTAAAAATCCAGCCTAAAAATAAAAAAGTTTTAGATTGTGAAAAACTTTATTTAAGGCTTTTTCAAAAAGGTGTTATTACAAGAATCTCATGCGAACATGTGTGTTTTGAAGTCTTTAGCTTGAACGAAGGAGATTTTGAAAAAATCACCTTAATTTTAGAAGAAATCCTAAATAAGGCTTAA
- a CDS encoding TonB-dependent receptor domain-containing protein, which translates to MLRNGFRIIFVSLVVASSLEAQESRTLGKVTTMGERTFEYNNKMYINRKELEQRQSNQVDDIFRTRADVNVASGGLMAQKIYIRGIESRLLRVTIDGVAQNGNIFHHDANTVIDPNMIKEVEVIKGAANASAGPGAVAGKLAFTLIDANDFLRKGQTYGAKVEAGFFTNFGYRVNFTTAYRGKNWDMLAYYNHQNIFYYRDGNNAFRNLFHPNYDLNDPGNSDQGIGTPSETNSVLTKFNGYINDTDTITLSYSMTRYNSTRLLRPNTTSALSKVNYPGGQPAPFVIDFGKELAHTINFNHSLSLKYKHEGGTSFSQPRIESTAFLGVRGGNYNPLVNPFAYNSNEPYNPYYTQEMGPWCNSPEGAGQCTQGTITPINGGAGGYQIGYNSTLAVGAPWSINPKTGVYTGPVPKNPAYDMAPPNSSNTTANDWTLGNADAEGTLARRIFLVNSGINLKVQHPLSEDYGNVFEYGLIYQNISVFSGLDKGANGYYKNNINPNSPNGLGLPYRHYYTDQSSQYPQNLNTPNPLYRNMPQNSHAIGNIIGGYVQANYNLLRNLIVGAGTRYDIYTLLDKDGRTHVTSGFSPSATILYNPIEKIGLKVSYAYVTKGALPGDGVLMRDPTVIYQRNLKPAIGQNVEFNADFNSRYFNVRAAAFYQVINNFVNSYGQDASKNGGGNATAKNMSGNLPQTINIYGYEVSGNVKYKNFLGTFSVARSWPTAEGHLLADTYALAATTGNVFILKADYRIPRWGLTLTWLSRFVTNMYYMGYSIYYPQWGLMKIHKPGYGVHNIFINWTPPGSKWRGLKLSAVFNNILNKQYVDQTSVWQASADAPASDMIPKDKRMALPAPGFNARLQVSYQF; encoded by the coding sequence ATGCTTAGAAATGGATTTAGGATTATTTTTGTCTCGCTTGTTGTCGCAAGTAGTCTAGAAGCTCAAGAAAGTCGCACGCTTGGTAAAGTTACTACAATGGGCGAAAGAACCTTTGAATATAACAATAAGATGTATATCAATAGAAAGGAGCTTGAACAACGCCAAAGTAATCAAGTTGATGATATTTTTAGAACTAGAGCTGATGTGAATGTGGCAAGTGGGGGCTTGATGGCACAAAAAATCTACATTAGGGGTATTGAGAGCCGTCTCTTAAGGGTAACTATAGATGGCGTTGCTCAAAATGGTAATATTTTCCACCATGATGCTAACACCGTGATTGACCCAAACATGATTAAAGAAGTAGAGGTTATTAAGGGTGCGGCAAACGCTTCAGCAGGTCCGGGTGCAGTAGCAGGTAAATTAGCCTTTACTTTAATTGATGCGAATGACTTTTTAAGAAAGGGTCAAACCTATGGCGCTAAGGTTGAGGCAGGGTTTTTTACTAACTTTGGGTATCGTGTGAATTTTACCACTGCTTATCGTGGCAAAAATTGGGATATGTTAGCGTATTACAACCACCAAAATATCTTTTATTATAGGGATGGAAATAACGCTTTTAGAAATCTTTTCCACCCCAATTATGACTTAAACGACCCGGGCAATAGCGACCAAGGTATAGGAACTCCTAGTGAAACCAACAGCGTTTTAACCAAATTCAATGGATATATTAATGATACTGACACCATTACGCTAAGCTATAGCATGACTCGCTATAACTCTACAAGACTTTTGCGCCCTAATACCACTTCAGCGCTTTCTAAAGTAAATTATCCGGGAGGTCAACCCGCACCTTTTGTAATTGACTTTGGTAAAGAATTAGCTCATACCATTAACTTTAACCATAGTTTAAGCTTAAAATACAAGCATGAGGGTGGCACAAGCTTTAGTCAGCCTCGTATTGAATCCACCGCTTTCTTAGGGGTAAGGGGGGGTAATTATAATCCTTTAGTAAATCCCTTTGCCTATAATTCTAATGAGCCTTATAATCCATACTATACCCAAGAAATGGGGCCTTGGTGTAATAGCCCAGAGGGTGCTGGGCAATGCACACAAGGAACCATTACGCCTATTAATGGTGGTGCTGGAGGGTATCAAATAGGGTATAATTCTACTTTAGCAGTAGGTGCACCTTGGAGCATAAACCCAAAAACAGGTGTCTATACAGGACCTGTGCCTAAAAATCCAGCCTATGACATGGCACCACCAAATTCTAGTAATACTACAGCGAATGACTGGACTTTAGGAAATGCTGATGCTGAAGGGACTCTAGCTAGAAGAATCTTCTTAGTAAACTCCGGAATTAATCTTAAAGTGCAACACCCCTTATCTGAAGACTATGGAAATGTCTTTGAATACGGCTTAATTTATCAAAATATTAGCGTATTCTCTGGACTAGATAAGGGAGCAAATGGCTATTATAAAAATAATATCAACCCTAATAGCCCTAATGGCTTAGGCTTGCCTTATCGCCATTACTACACAGACCAAAGCTCTCAATACCCTCAAAATTTGAATACGCCTAACCCTCTTTATCGTAACATGCCTCAAAACTCGCATGCTATCGGTAATATTATTGGTGGCTATGTGCAAGCCAACTACAATCTTTTAAGAAATTTAATCGTGGGTGCGGGAACTCGTTATGATATTTATACCTTGTTAGATAAAGATGGACGCACCCATGTAACTTCTGGTTTCTCACCTTCTGCAACCATTCTTTATAATCCTATTGAAAAAATTGGCTTAAAAGTGAGCTATGCGTATGTAACCAAAGGTGCCTTACCCGGTGATGGCGTTTTGATGAGAGACCCAACGGTAATTTATCAACGAAATCTTAAGCCAGCTATCGGTCAAAATGTAGAATTTAATGCGGATTTTAACAGCAGGTATTTTAATGTGCGTGCTGCAGCGTTCTACCAAGTGATTAATAACTTTGTTAATAGCTATGGTCAAGATGCCTCTAAAAATGGCGGGGGTAATGCGACTGCAAAGAATATGTCAGGAAACTTGCCTCAAACCATTAATATCTATGGTTATGAAGTTTCAGGGAATGTGAAATACAAGAATTTCTTAGGGACTTTCTCTGTGGCTCGTTCTTGGCCTACAGCTGAGGGGCATTTATTGGCAGATACTTACGCACTAGCTGCAACTACAGGAAATGTGTTTATCCTAAAAGCTGACTATCGCATACCTCGCTGGGGACTTACACTCACTTGGCTTTCACGCTTTGTAACTAATATGTATTATATGGGATATTCAATCTATTATCCACAATGGGGCTTAATGAAAATTCATAAACCCGGCTATGGCGTGCATAATATTTTTATTAACTGGACGCCTCCCGGAAGTAAATGGAGAGGCTTAAAACTTTCTGCTGTCTTTAACAATATCTTAAACAAGCAATATGTAGACCAAACTTCTGTATGGCAAGCAAGTGCGGACGCTCCAGCAAGCGATATGATTCCTAAAGACAAGCGTATGGCACTCCCAGCACCCGGATTTAACGCTCGCCTCCAAGTATCCTATCAATTCTAG
- a CDS encoding Plug domain-containing protein: MKIVFNFFFLIICLNARPINPLLEPLYFPNHAQFLDLKPHFMIRKKHVYKPFKWGNTIIIKRKDLEERQSNQPSDIFRQNAEINVSSQTFLRGLNSDFSRVIIDSVSQ, translated from the coding sequence ATGAAGATAGTTTTTAATTTCTTCTTTCTCATTATTTGCCTGAATGCTCGCCCTATAAACCCCTTATTAGAACCTTTATATTTTCCTAATCATGCACAATTTTTGGATTTAAAACCTCATTTTATGATTAGAAAAAAGCATGTTTATAAACCTTTTAAATGGGGGAATACCATAATTATCAAGCGTAAGGATTTAGAAGAACGCCAAAGCAATCAACCAAGCGATATTTTCCGCCAAAATGCCGAAATCAATGTATCTTCTCAAACCTTTTTAAGGGGACTTAATAGCGATTTTTCACGAGTGATAATAGATTCAGTTTCACAATAA
- a CDS encoding FolB domain-containing protein, producing MRVTQSVHVHNFIFETILGILEFERLKPQKISLDLNLSYTTLQNKAYLDYIEIQNIIQNTMQEKQYLLIEDALKDLSNILKNRYEEISKLFLKITKLEISSCSQVGASINICYEDSF from the coding sequence ATGAGAGTAACACAAAGCGTTCATGTCCATAACTTCATTTTTGAAACCATTTTAGGGATTTTGGAGTTTGAACGCTTAAAACCCCAAAAGATAAGCCTAGATTTAAATCTTTCCTATACGACATTGCAAAACAAGGCTTACCTAGACTATATTGAAATCCAAAATATCATTCAAAATACCATGCAAGAAAAGCAATACTTGCTGATTGAAGATGCCCTTAAAGATTTAAGCAATATCTTAAAAAACCGCTATGAAGAAATTTCTAAACTCTTTTTAAAAATCACTAAATTAGAAATTTCTTCTTGTTCGCAAGTAGGGGCAAGCATAAATATTTGCTATGAAGATAGTTTTTAA
- the plsY gene encoding glycerol-3-phosphate 1-O-acyltransferase PlsY: protein MDSVLSFLTNINVIFTILGYLIGGIPFGYALMKIFYNTDITKIGSGGIGATNVLRSLQNLGVAKAKQLAMLVLILDLFKGMFAVFLSKLFGLDYSLQWMVAIASILGHCYSPFLNFNGGKGVSTTMGAVALLIPIESLIGLVVWFFVGKVLKISSLASILGVGTATLLIFYVPYMNIPDSINIIKEVGTQTPMVLVFIFTLLKHTSNIFNLLLGKEKKIL from the coding sequence ATGGATAGCGTTTTAAGCTTTTTGACAAACATTAATGTCATTTTCACTATTTTAGGGTATTTGATTGGGGGGATTCCTTTTGGCTATGCGCTAATGAAAATCTTTTATAATACAGACATTACCAAAATTGGCTCTGGAGGCATTGGCGCAACCAATGTTTTGCGCTCTTTGCAAAATCTTGGCGTTGCTAAAGCTAAACAACTTGCTATGCTCGTTTTAATCTTAGACTTATTCAAGGGCATGTTTGCAGTTTTTTTAAGTAAATTATTTGGTTTGGATTATAGTTTGCAATGGATGGTAGCTATTGCGAGTATTTTGGGGCATTGTTATTCGCCCTTTTTGAATTTCAATGGGGGTAAGGGTGTTTCTACAACTATGGGTGCGGTAGCCTTGCTCATTCCTATTGAGAGCTTAATAGGGCTAGTAGTATGGTTTTTTGTAGGCAAGGTGCTTAAAATCTCTTCACTAGCAAGCATTCTAGGAGTAGGGACTGCAACGCTTTTAATCTTTTATGTTCCTTATATGAATATTCCTGACTCTATTAATATTATCAAAGAAGTTGGCACACAAACTCCTATGGTATTGGTCTTTATTTTCACGCTTTTAAAACACACTAGCAATATTTTTAACTTGCTTTTAGGCAAAGAAAAGAAAATTTTATGA